One Mycolicibacterium pulveris genomic region harbors:
- a CDS encoding flavin-containing monooxygenase → MHMSYPVPSTASREWVDAIREALPEGNIPTLLMVLRHLTGDPKWTSEPYCPRRGKPLDDNDSGELPPGIQDEVREAVLDAAIAYREGRLTPITPEPAVVAEMLACAMVENVPTEYGELLSEEMGFISRDVEIPAAVRDPEFQVVIVGAGLSGLAMGIQLAAAGIKFTILEKNPDLGGTWWENVYPGCGVDTPGHLYTFSFAPNPDITRYFARRGEVQEYLQRLADQFDVRKDIQFGVEVDTMRYETEEGCWTVDFRSNGQPQTIRADVVVSAVGMVNRPFIPELPGLDQFPGPVLHTAAWNPTLDLKGKRVAVIGTGASAMQLVPSIADEAAHVTVFQRSKQWAIPHPNYHREVAPGVRLLMREVPYYLQWYRLRAFWNFSDRLHSSLQIDPNWEHPERSVNATNERHRVFLTNYIREQLGDRTDLIDACVPDYPPYGKRPLIDNNWYRTVKRDDVTLIDEAVAEVDDSSIVTVSGKRAEADVLALATGFKVLQFLWPMDIIGRSGTTLREQWGIHDARAYLGITVPDFPNFFILNGPNTNAGHGGSAIHATEFQVRYVMQAIRALLETPSGVLEVDRKRFEDYNVELDDALSRCIWSHPGMTTYYRNEFGRVVVSSPWKYIDYWQRLLTFDPADYHEVEVSVDAEELTG, encoded by the coding sequence ATGCACATGTCGTATCCGGTGCCGTCGACGGCGTCCCGGGAATGGGTCGATGCCATCCGTGAAGCACTGCCCGAGGGCAACATCCCGACGCTGCTGATGGTTCTTCGGCACTTGACCGGCGACCCCAAGTGGACCTCGGAACCTTACTGCCCGCGGCGCGGTAAGCCACTGGACGACAACGATTCCGGTGAGCTGCCCCCCGGGATTCAAGACGAGGTCCGCGAAGCGGTTCTGGACGCCGCCATCGCTTACCGGGAGGGGCGCCTCACCCCGATTACGCCCGAACCTGCCGTCGTCGCAGAGATGCTGGCCTGCGCGATGGTCGAGAACGTGCCAACCGAATACGGTGAGCTGCTCTCCGAGGAAATGGGTTTCATCTCGCGCGACGTCGAGATTCCCGCCGCGGTGCGCGACCCCGAGTTTCAGGTGGTGATCGTCGGCGCGGGGCTGTCCGGCCTCGCCATGGGCATCCAGCTCGCGGCGGCCGGAATCAAGTTCACGATCCTGGAGAAGAACCCAGATCTCGGCGGCACCTGGTGGGAGAATGTCTATCCGGGGTGCGGGGTCGACACCCCAGGCCACCTGTACACATTCTCCTTCGCGCCGAATCCGGACATCACCCGCTACTTCGCCAGACGCGGTGAGGTACAGGAGTATCTGCAACGCCTCGCCGACCAGTTCGACGTGCGGAAGGACATCCAATTCGGTGTCGAAGTCGACACCATGCGCTACGAGACGGAGGAGGGTTGCTGGACCGTCGATTTCCGCTCGAACGGGCAGCCCCAGACGATTCGCGCCGACGTCGTGGTCAGTGCCGTCGGGATGGTCAACCGCCCGTTCATTCCCGAACTCCCCGGGCTGGACCAATTTCCCGGCCCCGTCCTGCACACCGCCGCGTGGAATCCCACGCTGGACCTGAAGGGCAAACGGGTGGCGGTGATCGGTACCGGAGCCAGCGCAATGCAGCTGGTGCCGTCGATCGCCGACGAGGCCGCACACGTGACGGTCTTTCAGCGGTCCAAGCAGTGGGCGATTCCGCATCCGAATTACCATCGCGAGGTCGCCCCCGGCGTTCGGCTCCTGATGCGGGAAGTTCCCTATTATCTGCAGTGGTATCGACTTCGGGCGTTCTGGAATTTCAGTGACCGGTTGCACTCCTCGTTGCAGATCGACCCGAACTGGGAGCATCCGGAACGCTCGGTCAACGCGACCAACGAGCGACACCGGGTGTTCCTCACCAACTACATCAGGGAGCAACTCGGTGACCGGACCGATCTGATCGACGCCTGCGTGCCCGATTATCCGCCTTACGGCAAGCGCCCGCTGATCGATAACAACTGGTACCGCACCGTGAAACGCGATGACGTCACCCTGATCGACGAGGCCGTGGCCGAAGTCGACGACAGCAGCATCGTCACGGTGTCCGGGAAGCGCGCCGAGGCCGACGTGCTCGCGCTGGCAACGGGTTTCAAGGTCCTTCAATTCCTCTGGCCGATGGACATCATCGGTCGATCCGGCACCACCTTGCGCGAACAGTGGGGGATACACGACGCACGGGCCTACCTTGGCATCACGGTGCCCGATTTTCCCAACTTCTTCATCCTCAACGGGCCCAACACCAACGCCGGACATGGCGGCAGCGCAATCCATGCCACCGAGTTCCAGGTGCGCTACGTGATGCAGGCGATCAGGGCATTGCTCGAAACCCCCTCCGGTGTACTGGAAGTCGACAGGAAGCGCTTCGAGGATTACAACGTCGAGCTCGACGACGCCCTTTCGCGTTGCATTTGGTCTCATCCCGGGATGACGACGTACTACCGCAACGAGTTCGGACGCGTGGTGGTCAGCAGCCCGTGGAAGTACATCGATTATTGGCAGCGGCTGCTGACGTTCGACCCTGCCGACTATCACGAGGTCGAGGTTTCCGTCGACGCCGAAGAGCTGACCGGGTAA
- a CDS encoding TetR/AcrR family transcriptional regulator, with amino-acid sequence MSTNYDGGRASRSRGRPRLEINRDAVADAVAELFAEGGIEAVSIADTAEKLSVSRATLYRTVPTKEDLLGILFERSTRELTERADAVLADIVEPGEQLVELIKLQSEAAIQMRSYMPVFFGGGGLPPDVFMRWRRWSKQFEKRWSGVVEACMDEGRLDKTDPVVATRLILGMIIWVSRWYRPSEKITADQIADAAITLLRLKVAKP; translated from the coding sequence ATGTCAACCAACTACGACGGCGGTCGTGCCTCTCGGTCACGGGGGCGCCCGAGGCTGGAGATCAATCGTGACGCGGTCGCCGACGCAGTGGCCGAGCTCTTCGCCGAAGGCGGCATCGAAGCGGTGTCGATCGCCGATACCGCCGAGAAACTGTCGGTGTCGCGGGCAACGCTGTATCGGACCGTGCCCACCAAGGAGGATCTGCTCGGAATCCTGTTCGAACGCAGCACTCGCGAGCTCACCGAGCGTGCCGATGCCGTGCTGGCCGACATCGTCGAACCCGGTGAGCAGCTCGTCGAGCTGATCAAGCTGCAGTCCGAGGCGGCCATCCAGATGCGCAGCTATATGCCCGTCTTCTTCGGTGGGGGTGGCCTGCCTCCAGACGTCTTCATGCGCTGGCGCAGGTGGAGCAAGCAGTTCGAAAAGCGCTGGTCGGGGGTCGTGGAAGCGTGCATGGACGAGGGCCGGCTGGACAAGACCGATCCGGTGGTGGCGACCCGGTTGATTCTCGGCATGATCATCTGGGTGTCACGCTGGTACCGACCCAGTGAGAAGATCACGGCCGATCAGATCGCGGACGCTGCGATCACCCTGCTGCGGCTGAAGGTCGCCAAGCCCTGA
- a CDS encoding esterase-like activity of phytase family protein produces MTNSARAVAAATMAALVVAGCSTGQDEPGETRTPRAASPIEFNLPDAQRYHRLATYPVYMNKPAEEPVEMETVAEISTVTPDGNTVIYTDAAAKRIGFLDIRDPAKPVGQGTLSLAELGNADDQPTSVAAVRDLVLVVVDTTGGNFTEPSGRVDVVRVSDRTRVHSIDLGGQPDSIAISPDGAFAAIAIENQRDEEATPPGGEEGDLPQPPTGFVQLIDLTGEPSAWTPRRVDFDVETARAAGLDTPEDLEPEYVSINSRGQVAVTLQENNGFAIIDGRTGEVSQIYDAGSVAVEGIDTAEDGAIDQTGSIPQTPREPDAIGWIGDDHVATANEGDWKGGTRGWTIFDANTGEVVWDAGNSFEQLAVRTGLHIESRAESKGPEPEGLAITEIGGRPTALVASERSNFVAAYDVSDVTAPAFRQILPTTPGPEGVLPIPARNLLVISSEADEAENRVRASVTVYGYGSQYAAAGGPAFPSIVSGDVDGAPIGWGALGALSADPADENRLYTSPDIAVGPARILGIDLSTTPALIDTALPVTENGQPVTLDVEGVSARPDGGFVLAVEGEDGPGNQLVYVAADGSIERRVGLPADIASEVGGQGLEGVAVDGDSVWVAVQRELKSDPEGVARIGRYTPEDDRWEWFGYQLDSTSAEGDWIGLSEIAVHDGALLVLERDKLNGPDARVKAIYRVALPDGPGVTSAGETPRVLPKTLARDLLPDLQATNGFVQEKVEGFAVAGDHRLYVVTDNDGLDDANGETQFLDLGPANEALKG; encoded by the coding sequence ATGACGAACTCGGCTCGGGCCGTGGCCGCGGCGACGATGGCAGCGCTGGTGGTCGCCGGATGTTCGACCGGGCAGGACGAGCCCGGTGAGACCCGCACCCCCCGAGCCGCCTCGCCGATCGAGTTCAACCTGCCCGATGCACAGCGCTATCACCGGCTGGCCACCTACCCGGTGTATATGAACAAGCCCGCCGAGGAACCGGTCGAGATGGAGACCGTCGCCGAGATCTCCACCGTCACACCCGACGGCAACACCGTCATCTACACCGACGCCGCCGCCAAGCGCATCGGTTTCCTGGATATCCGCGACCCGGCGAAACCGGTTGGCCAGGGCACACTTTCACTGGCCGAGCTGGGCAACGCCGATGACCAGCCCACCTCGGTGGCCGCCGTCCGCGACCTGGTGTTGGTGGTCGTCGACACCACCGGCGGCAACTTCACAGAGCCCTCGGGGCGGGTGGACGTCGTGCGCGTCAGCGACCGCACCCGGGTGCACAGCATCGACCTCGGCGGCCAACCCGACTCGATCGCGATCAGCCCCGACGGCGCGTTCGCCGCGATCGCGATCGAGAACCAACGCGACGAGGAGGCCACCCCGCCGGGCGGGGAGGAAGGTGACTTACCGCAGCCACCAACCGGATTCGTGCAACTCATCGACCTCACGGGCGAGCCGAGCGCGTGGACGCCGCGCCGCGTCGACTTCGACGTCGAGACCGCCCGTGCGGCCGGCCTCGACACCCCAGAGGACCTCGAACCCGAATACGTCAGCATCAACTCCCGCGGCCAGGTCGCGGTCACGCTGCAGGAGAACAACGGGTTCGCGATCATCGACGGCCGCACCGGCGAGGTGTCACAGATCTATGACGCGGGAAGCGTTGCCGTCGAAGGGATCGACACCGCCGAGGACGGCGCGATCGACCAGACCGGCTCGATCCCGCAGACGCCGCGCGAGCCCGACGCCATCGGCTGGATCGGTGACGATCACGTCGCCACCGCCAACGAGGGCGACTGGAAGGGCGGCACCCGCGGGTGGACGATCTTCGACGCCAACACCGGCGAGGTGGTGTGGGACGCGGGCAACTCGTTCGAGCAGCTCGCCGTGCGCACCGGCCTGCACATCGAAAGCCGCGCCGAGTCCAAGGGGCCGGAGCCCGAAGGCTTGGCGATCACCGAGATCGGCGGTCGCCCAACGGCGTTGGTCGCCTCGGAGCGCAGCAACTTCGTCGCCGCCTACGACGTCAGCGACGTGACCGCGCCGGCGTTCCGCCAGATCCTGCCCACCACACCGGGACCCGAAGGCGTGCTGCCGATTCCGGCGCGCAACCTGCTGGTCATTTCGTCGGAGGCTGACGAGGCGGAGAACCGGGTGCGTGCCTCGGTGACCGTGTACGGCTACGGCTCGCAGTACGCCGCGGCCGGTGGGCCGGCGTTTCCGTCGATCGTGTCCGGCGACGTCGACGGGGCGCCGATCGGGTGGGGCGCGCTGGGCGCGCTGAGCGCTGACCCGGCCGACGAGAACCGGCTCTACACCTCGCCGGACATCGCGGTCGGGCCGGCGCGGATCCTCGGGATCGATCTGTCGACGACGCCGGCGCTGATCGACACCGCGCTGCCGGTGACCGAGAACGGGCAGCCGGTCACGCTCGACGTCGAGGGCGTCTCCGCGCGGCCAGACGGCGGGTTCGTGCTCGCGGTGGAGGGTGAGGACGGCCCGGGCAACCAGCTCGTGTACGTCGCCGCCGACGGGAGCATCGAGCGGCGGGTCGGGTTGCCGGCCGACATTGCTTCCGAGGTGGGCGGCCAGGGCCTGGAGGGCGTCGCCGTCGACGGCGACAGCGTCTGGGTGGCGGTGCAGCGCGAGCTGAAGTCCGATCCCGAGGGCGTCGCGCGGATCGGCCGATACACCCCCGAGGACGACAGGTGGGAGTGGTTCGGCTACCAACTGGACAGCACGTCCGCGGAGGGCGACTGGATCGGGCTGTCGGAGATCGCCGTGCACGACGGGGCGCTGCTGGTGCTGGAACGCGACAAGCTCAACGGGCCCGACGCCCGGGTGAAGGCGATCTACCGGGTGGCGCTGCCGGACGGCCCGGGGGTGACGTCAGCGGGGGAGACGCCGCGGGTGCTGCCGAAGACGTTGGCGCGCGACCTGCTGCCGGATCTGCAGGCGACCAACGGGTTCGTGCAGGAGAAGGTGGAAGGCTTCGCGGTCGCCGGTGACCACCGGCTGTACGTGGTGACCGACAACGACGGCCTCGACGACGCCAACGGGGAGACGCAGTTCTTGGATCTGGGGCCGGCGAACGAGGCGCTGAAAGGCTGA
- a CDS encoding type II toxin-antitoxin system Phd/YefM family antitoxin, whose amino-acid sequence MAKIIPQRELRNENAKLMDAVSAGETFVVTRNGEPVAELRPVQAARKTFITRDDLARISAAGVRIDPDQFRRELDDAVDQSV is encoded by the coding sequence ATGGCCAAGATCATCCCGCAGCGGGAACTGCGCAACGAGAATGCCAAGCTGATGGATGCGGTGTCCGCGGGTGAGACATTCGTGGTCACCCGCAACGGCGAACCGGTCGCAGAGCTTCGTCCCGTACAAGCTGCCCGGAAGACGTTCATCACCCGCGACGACCTGGCGCGCATTTCCGCCGCGGGTGTCCGCATCGACCCCGACCAGTTTCGTCGCGAACTCGACGACGCCGTCGATCAGAGCGTGTAG
- a CDS encoding type II toxin-antitoxin system VapC family toxin, translating into MSAGLLDTSVVIDWHNPSVVAKLPDEMAISAITAAELAAGPLLASTPIEAAKRQSRLQEVESLMEPIPFDGRAVRSYGLVVAAIIGGGRKSRSRFADLLNAATAHANGLDLYTRNADSFVGLENLVGVVAV; encoded by the coding sequence ATGTCAGCCGGGCTGCTCGACACGTCGGTGGTGATCGACTGGCACAATCCGTCGGTCGTCGCCAAGCTACCGGACGAAATGGCAATCTCGGCCATCACCGCTGCCGAGCTGGCAGCCGGTCCTCTCCTGGCGAGTACGCCGATCGAGGCCGCCAAACGCCAGTCGCGGCTGCAGGAGGTCGAATCCCTGATGGAGCCGATCCCGTTCGACGGCAGAGCAGTTCGCAGTTACGGACTCGTCGTCGCGGCGATCATCGGCGGAGGGCGCAAGTCCCGCAGCCGCTTCGCGGATCTGCTCAACGCCGCCACCGCCCATGCCAACGGCCTGGACCTCTACACCCGCAATGCCGACAGTTTCGTCGGTCTTGAGAATCTGGTCGGGGTGGTCGCGGTGTGA
- a CDS encoding patatin-like phospholipase family protein, which produces MAEKRSSDRGSRRADLVLSGGGVKGIGLVGAVGALVDAGYEIQRVSGTSAGSLVGAVVAAASQRNPLTSEQLRDLALSVPYRKFADSGPIERIPLLGTAWGLLRETGVYRGDFAHDWIRGELKNLGVSTFGDLAVDSDHLLPERRYRLVVTVADLTSGQLVRLPWDYRRLYGRDPDEQSVADAVRASMAIPFLFRPVTLKNAAGHPCTLVDGGVLSNFPIDSFDRPDGKEPRWPTFGVTVVPYLPAPGIEHLIPGLGPLKLRGTTLLESLITTMLVGHDQAHLDQPWVKVRAIQVDSTDVGVLDFGIGRQDAEALYQRGYSAATTFLSSWDWPAYLDRFRRAHRAG; this is translated from the coding sequence ATGGCTGAGAAGCGATCCTCAGACCGCGGGTCCCGGCGTGCGGACCTCGTGCTGTCCGGCGGCGGGGTCAAGGGCATCGGGTTGGTCGGGGCGGTCGGCGCGCTCGTTGATGCGGGTTATGAGATCCAGCGGGTGTCGGGCACGTCGGCGGGGTCGCTGGTGGGGGCGGTGGTGGCTGCGGCGTCGCAGCGGAATCCACTGACCAGCGAACAGTTGCGCGACCTCGCATTGAGCGTGCCCTATCGCAAGTTCGCCGACAGTGGCCCGATCGAACGGATCCCACTGTTGGGAACGGCGTGGGGCTTGCTACGCGAAACCGGTGTCTACCGAGGCGATTTCGCTCACGACTGGATCCGCGGTGAGCTAAAAAACCTGGGGGTCAGCACGTTTGGCGACCTCGCCGTCGACAGCGATCATCTCCTGCCGGAGCGTCGGTACCGTCTGGTGGTCACGGTGGCCGACCTGACTAGCGGGCAACTGGTTCGGCTGCCATGGGACTACCGGCGGCTCTATGGCCGCGACCCCGACGAGCAGTCTGTGGCCGACGCGGTGCGGGCGTCGATGGCGATACCGTTTCTGTTCCGACCCGTCACGCTGAAAAACGCTGCTGGACATCCATGCACGCTGGTCGACGGCGGCGTGTTGTCGAACTTTCCGATCGACTCCTTCGACCGCCCCGATGGCAAGGAGCCCCGTTGGCCCACATTCGGTGTGACGGTGGTTCCCTACCTTCCTGCCCCGGGGATCGAACACCTCATTCCCGGGCTGGGCCCGTTGAAGTTGCGGGGAACGACGTTGCTGGAAAGCCTGATCACCACCATGCTGGTCGGCCACGACCAGGCACACCTCGACCAGCCCTGGGTCAAGGTGCGCGCCATCCAGGTGGACTCCACCGATGTCGGTGTGCTCGACTTCGGCATCGGCCGCCAGGACGCCGAAGCGCTGTACCAGCGCGGGTATTCGGCGGCGACCACGTTCCTGTCCTCCTGGGACTGGCCGGCCTACCTCGATCGCTTCCGCAGAGCTCATCGGGCGGGCTGA